The genomic region aaCGCACGAACCTGCAGACTTGGATCTGACAGTTCACCTCAAAACGCAAATTACCTGCAGCAGAACATGGAGCGCAAAATCCCTGATTTCGCCGGACGCTGGGAGATGAAGAGCTCTGAGAACTTCGAGGAACTCTTGAAAGCGTTGAGTGAGTGATGCTGATTTAATGAAAAACTCTTGATAGCAGTTTGACTCATTTTTTTTTGCGCAAGGGCGGTTTCTCATGACGCTTTTATTTCTGCTTGATGACACAGATCAGATGTGTCAGCTCAAACTGTAGCTCTCTATCTCAGCACATTGTGGGTCAAATCTTTCTGTGTGCGTGCACCAGGGGAGGATCACCCTCTGTACCGcattggtggggggggggggggggggctctttgtCATTCTGCTCGACCCAAAACTCAGTTCTTGGCCCCTGGCCAGCCTCAccccttttttctctcctctccccctttgGCCTCCCCTGCTAACACAATAGAGACAAACGGCGGCACATCTGTCTGTGTCAAAGCCTCGgtttgggtgtttgtgtgtgtcggggaAGACCGTTGTGACACGATACAGTGCTGGACAGTCACATCCTTATCTGAAGTGACAGTCCGGCCCGAGAACAAACACCTGCTGCTGAGACCCACTGTGCGTCCTGCGCTGTGCCCCATCACTGCACAATTGTAGTCTACAGGCAAGCGTCTctgtgcgcgcgcgcgtgtgtgtgtgtatgtgtgtgaacgaGAGATATAGAGAGAGCCGTCTGTCGTTATTAATCCATTTCCATTGGGTTCCTTGCCAGTGCATACCTGGAATTCATATCATCATCTGTCTCATTCCCTCAACCTCAACTTTTAATATGAAGTTTAATTCACTTTATTCTGAGcaatcattttttctttattgacagatgtgtgtgggattgtgtgtgtgtgtgggggtgtgtgtgagtgtgtgtgtgagtgtgtctgtgtttgtgtgtgggtgggtgtgggtgtgtgtgtgtgtgtgtgtgtgtgtgtgtgtgtgtgtgtgtttgtatggtcCACGTAttcaggtattactcatgttgagGGGACCTATAaaaacacagtcacattatgggacTTGTTTTCCCTATGaggacaaaaagcaagtccccACAAACTAAATCCTTATATTTCAAAGTAAAGACACAGAAGGTCATGTTTAGGTTGAGTTAGGGTTAGTTAAGTAGTAACTATTGTTAAGTCTTAAGATAATCAACGTTAGTCCATGTAATGTCCTGGGAAGTCATGGACACAGgactgagtttgtgtgtgtgtgtgagaaagagcgAAGCAGAGTTCGATATCCATAAGAAAGATGACGTGCACTCTCTCGATGTGAAATGTAAGATGATGTTAAACTCCACCCAAACTGTTTTACTTTAGCAAATAGATTATTTCTCTTACCacctctctaacacacacacggacagccACAGACATGCATCACAGCATGTGTCCTATATAACTTCCCTCTGCATCGGCCTGACTGACAGAGAGGAATGGCCCCTGGTTTCATTGGGGAACAGATCACAGCTGGAAACAGCCTGTCAGcacccaccctcctcctcctgctcctccctccctccatcctctcttcctctcctcacttcttctttcctcccctctgctccctgTCATTCCAGTGTCCCAAATGCTTCCTCTGCCCCCTGCTCTTTGACCTGTGACCCTGATCGTCCGTCTGTCAGTGGGTGCGTGTCCTCGTGTGGGCAGGTCTGTGGGAGTTTAGGCATTTTGGTCACAGGTTTGCAAAAGTCTGTTGAGGTAATTTTCTAACTTCTAACAACTGGTAGACACTTGAGAAGCTTCAGCTCCTTCTGTTGAACCCTAAATGGTCCCCAGGCCAAACAGATGTCAGTTACCGTCTGCACGTCGGTAACCGTCTGGAGGTCAGTTTGTTGCCTGGAGTAATCAAACATTTTAGGAAGGAAATTCTGCTCCGACTTACTATTTCACCAAAGGTCTCTACAGCTAAATGTATTTCAGTATTGTAATGTATTTAGAGATGTTTTACTCACATTTCAAGGTTtgcctttctttttttacaattaTCTGAAAATTGGGTGTTGAATCCAGAAAATTATTTGAAATTGGGCTGCAATTAAccctaattattattatcattattttacaaTCCATAAATTTCCTAAATTATCAATACATTGTTATCCTATCATGATTGTAACATTTCACAAATGGTATAAACTTTATAAAATAGATACACTAGACATTTTTTCTAAACATTAACAAgctaatgttttaatttttacTAGGACCTGAGTAAAAAGTGCTTAATTTCATAGTGAAATGAAGAGGAAAATTTGCCTTTAATTCAAGTAGTAAAAATACTTAAGATACCTTCAACTCAACACAAAAATCGAATTCATCATTCAATCATAGTGACATTCCTGCACTAAGACACAATGACATTTGCATAAAACTTACATAAGACAaagaaaacgcacacacacacactcacagacgcaGATGTATATCCAGTACATGCAGTACACACAGTAAGCAGCCTGATGCATACTGAATGACTGTGCATTTCtcagtatgtatatatttacCCTTGGTGACAGGTGGGAATGTGTGAGAGGTGAGAAGTGCGAAACCCAACTCgacggcagacacacactggtcaACGTACACACACTTCCCCTCACACTTGGGCAGAAATcttcacacaccacacacagaccactgcccctcatctgtctggctctccccctcctcccccctcctcccccctcctcctctctcctccctccctctctccctccatcagtcCACACCGGTCTGCTCCCTGTTCCCCCCTTTTCCCACGCTGGATCATCAGTTTCCCCTTCTTATCTTTTTCAGTGTCAGGACGGTgctttgaaatgttttctctcAAAATATTTATTCTCATTCTCATACgtgtaattttctgttggttaaaaaaaaagtagtttATGGCAGGAGGCATTTATCATCCACTGGAAACCAAAAAGGGTATTTGTAcagttgtattatttttttgtgttactCAGGGCTTATAAATGTGGATTAATTGTGCAAAAACAATGATTATTCCTAAGTAAAGCTGACTCCGCATCCTGTAAAACCTggttctctccctccctgtctcctctggGAGACGTCATActctataatacacacacaaacatagtcAGACaaaatctgtgagtgtgtgtgtgtgtacacgcaaAGGTAAGTCTGGAGGGGAATGCAGATTTGCTGGGCATGCTTTGTCATATGATCTCATTGTTTCCTCTGTCATTATTGGAAAGAGCTGTGCGATGCAAGACTGCTCCTGTTACCCTGAGTgcgcaaaacacacacacacaaacacacaacctgttcTTTTGTATAATTTGTCTGTCTCCTTAAGGAACTATTAACCGATTATTGACACAAAAAGCAACTGTCCTCATGAACCGAGTTCACCTCGCGGTGTTTACTGTTTGCATGGGAATATTCATTCCACGtaaccacaacacaacacaagtgttCACTTGTGTCCTGGTGAGTGGTGACCTTTATACGAACCCCATATCTTCACTTACGAAGTCTAACCATCATTTCCTTGTCTTACTTTGACTGTTTTTTAGATGTGAATGTGATGCTGCGTAAGATCGCGGTGAAGGCAGCCTCCAAGCCACAGGTGGAGATCACACAGAATGGAGAGACTCTGTCGATCATAACCTCAACCACAGTCCGCAACACCCACATCACCTTCACCGTGGGACAGGAGTTCAACGAGTGCACGGTGGACGGACGCCCCTGCACGGtacacaacgcacacacacgtattcCTCAACCTTCACTCAGTTCTTCTTTCTCTGCACATGCAGacggactcacacacacgtaaCTAAACACGCACAGCAGTAATGGGTGTGTGGGGAGGGAGCTGTCCAGATTACATCAATCTGTTTCATTTGGCTTTTCATCATATTTGGATTGATAGCATATCTTTACCCCTCCCTCGGTCTCTGAAGGCCTATCATGCTACACAGCGCTCCTTCACACTCTTTACGACCCCCTTTCAACTTCCCGTCTTCACTCCATTACCCCTTCTTGCCCTTTCCTGCCCCCCCGTCCCTCCCTAATTCTCCTCATTGCTCGGCCCGTTTTCCCATAGATGGCCTCTGTTTGGCCGTCTCCAAAGCAAACACATGCGCATCACAAATTATCACCTCTCAGTGATCGCCTTGCTCCACCTTAGTTGTTTTCTCTCACCATCAGCCGCTCCCTCGTCATCTCCCCCTCCCTAAGAATGGTATTGTATGCATCCATCTATCAATACATGAAATAATTACCATAGTTGTTCATCTTCTCTCTTTCCACAGAGTTTGCCTCGTTGGGAAACAGACAGTAAGATCAGCTGTGACCAGACTCTGCTGAAAGGAGAGGGGCCTAAGACATCTTGGACCCGAGAGATCACCAATGACGGAAAACTGATCCTGGTACTTTTACACAAAATATCCACTGAGGCAGATTTTAGATTCAGAAACCAAAAGGTTAACACTTCACTGTGGATCACAGAGCACGAGCTAGACTGGTATCTCATAATTACACCAATCTCATCTGACCTTCCATATCTTGTACTGGTGCTTTTTGCCGATAGGTACAAGTATTTTTTTACTAAGCCATTTGTAAAACAACttgacactttaatttgacATGTATAATTTTTCTGTCAAAAGATGAGAGCATGTCGCATTTCGAAATTACAAAAAGCATAAAGGCCTGAGGAGTCATGAAAACAGCATCTCatcaaaatcaaaagaaaacagGGAATAACATATAATTATGTCGatgatatttacagttaaaaaacagTCTGCCCCCAAACAGAACTATATGTAATAAGAAACCCCAGGCCGCTGATAATACAGGTTATTAAGACCTGTTCAAACAAGACGATTTACAAATAACTCATTGACCCGAGTTggtatcaacacacacacaaacacacacacacacacacacacacacactcactcactcctctgtggagcaaattatttttgaattgaagAAACTGTAAATAGCCTCAAGGATTTATAGGGCAATGCTGGAGGGTTGGCAGTCGAGTTCAAATCTAAGCCAAGTCTAAACccacaacagtttttttaagaCGGCGGCAGGAGAGTTGCTGAGCAGAGCATTTTCGCTCAACAAAATTTTCCGTAAAttaattttcatttaagagtttTGCCCGGTGATATAAATGCGGAAAAGACAGGCAAGAAGCTCAGTTTGGAGGTCTGGATGGCTTGCTATGACACATAATTAACTTTTAAAACGACTTTGCAGACAGCATCCATATTGAAACAgattctcttttttcctttcagaCCATGAGAGCTGATGATGTGATTTGCACCAGATTCTACGAGCGACCATGAACACGAGCACTTTtcatccttccctctctccggcATCACCACTTGGGTCACCCACCCCTCCGCTTTGTCGAGGTGGCGATTGGAGATCTAGTCTGTAGTTTAATTCCAGTATCTCTGTTAGCTTCACAACATTAAGTGTGGTAATTGTATCTAGCATGTCACAGATCTAGAACAGTCTTAGCTTCTGACTTATCCTACTTTCCAGCTCCATCGCACGTGTTGACTGTATGCTTGATTTGATCAGTGAAAGCTCATGTATTTGGCatcatgtatgtgtatgtgtgtgtgtgtgtgtgtgtgtgtgtgtgtgtgtgtgtgtgtgtgtgtgtgtgtgtgtgtgtgtgtgtgtgtgtgtgtgtgagtgtgtgcgtgtgtatcagCAGAAGAGGTGCGAGACTATATTTGTAGAAGTGTAAACCAATCTATGAGCTCTTGCAGTTCCAGGTCAGTTTCGATGAGTCCCTCTTCTCTGCCCCTTCCGCCCTGTCCAACAGCTCTAACCTTTTTCTcatgatgacattttatatttattactaCACTAGAGTCGGATACAGTACTGCTACGGTTTttactttgtgtgtcttttataTGAAATGTGATCATTGGAAACTTTCTATGGGAGAACAATAAAGCACGATATTAACTCAGCGTTACGTCGtccactgtctctctcctgcgcTGAAAACGATTAACAGCACTTAGCGTTGCCTCTGTTTTATGGTTTGTGAGTGTAGCTGTGGAATATGTGCACATTAGATGGCTCCATCTTATTTTAGGCTTTCTGACAGCTGTCTGCCACTAGAATAACTTGTCTGTCCCCTCCCTGCCAGTCACCCTCTCGCAGTTTTTCTGTCTTCCCGTCCGTccgtcttccctctctctctctctctctctctctctctctctctctctctctctctctctctctctctctctctctgagccacATGCCCTCATTATGTTTCCGCTtcatttttctgtctctgctcaCTTTCAGTACACATTTCATTTAACTCTGCTCATCCAGCAACTTTCTCTGGCattcaaagcaacacacacacacacacaggcagccgCAGGAATAACAGAACTAAACCCTCCTCtgttatatttttgtttcttttgtcattCGGTTTTATTTGGTTCatatttttttggtaaaaaagtAAAGAAACTGCCGCTTGACTCGGAATGATGTTTGAATTTATGGGAAACTCTCATTCGGTTTCTTGTTGAGAGTTGGAGAGGAAGTATCAAGAAATAACTCCACGTCTTTGTTGTTTCCCCCGATTCGATAGTGGTGTCTTTGTTTTCAGAAAACTTCTCGGCAAGACAGACTCGACAACATAGTTCTTTCAATTGCAACTCAATTTAATTTGTGCAGGATAGATCCCTTAAGCTAAATTTTATATGTGAACCAATCTAATGAAGCTGTCCTGCTTTATGACACATCGTTTTATTCAAGTTTACATTGCTTAGCTGAATGGTCTATATTTAGATGGTGCTTATCTTGTTTTGAATttcactcaaagtgcttcacagtaaCGTTTTCCActccacacactcagacacacattcatgttCTGTATCTATGGGCAGAACTTAAGTTCACTAAACCAAACACATGAAGGACTCAGAACggggggaagactgggattgaatCACAGACTCTTtgattagtggacgacccgctctacctcccaaacaacagcagctgaaaTACAAGTAACTTGACTTGGGGAGAAGAGGCTCCCAAAAAAATAGATGTTAGATATTACTTTGAACCATTGTTCATTTCAAATTTACTTAACTTTGAGCTATTCCTAGTTTGAAGTGTGACCTTGCACAACACTCCATCTGTTGTTATAGTAACCAAGCAGGGTGATGAGACAAACAGAGGTCGACCCGGGAACTTTTTTGGGACCAATCAGCAAATGGTCAGAGGCCGAGCATCAGGGGGCGTGTTCCCAATAGCAGGAAATACCGATTGGATTACAGGGTGGAGCTGATTGACGGCAGATGTGCTTAACAAGGAGTGGGCCATTCAGGGACCTGGAAAAGGGGCTGGGGAGGGAAAGACGGATGGGATGACCCACggctctcactcacacacacacacacacacacacacacacacacacacacatacacttacaGTTATACAACaagtcaaaactagggatggatTCCTGAGCGAGGGATTTAGTGATTCTAAATCTGCTCCTTTTAAACAAAGTATCTCCTCTTTACTTCTCTTCTTGCCCTGCAGCTGTGTGTAGTTACAGTGTGACCCCAATAaagtctcctcctctgcctcctgccCTAATAAACAGGGGTAAATAACtacccctccctctctgtttatCACCCCCTGGGGCAGTAAAAGGCAGCTGTCTGGCCCCCTTCAAAAAGCTCATCCTTCACCTTATCCCcctgtgaaaaaaaacacacacacacatgtacacacatattcacataccaaactaaaaacacacattctggGAACTCTTCACGTCCTTCCATCAAATCTCCCATCACCCGCCCACACTGTACATGCAGCTCATAAAAACACTGCTGACACTCACCCGAAAGGTGCAGAGACAAAACTCCTCAAACATGAAGCACAAGAAGAGTCGcacacaaaacaagaacaaaactaAACTGAGCTCTGCTGCTGACATCCCTGCTAGCATCGCTATCCCTGTTTTTGTTGGCTTGGCAGAAAACTTAACAAGAAACAGAAATATTCACATATTCACATGCGTATCGAGAAAATAGAAAACACCTGTATGTAAAAGAATGTCCCTACACACAACTCATGCTCTTCATGTGATATCCTAACAAGGTAAccacacacaatcagcagaTATCTGAATAGACACCCAACGTTTGTGTCAGAGCACACTAGTTTAGGGGCCCCGGGGCCACGGCCGAGTCAGGGTGCAGTTTGATAGATGACTCATGTGCAGGAGTGGAGTGGAGTGTGTGTACTCGTCTGCAtacttgagtgtgtgtctgtgtgtcacaaaAGGCACAACGGCTGATTTGTGATCTGGTTGAAGACATTTTTGCCATGCGGGTCAAGTGCATTCTGAGTAAGATTGTAAAGAAGTGGCTTGTAGTGAAGATGCCCTGCAGCGGGTGAAGCAGcagagcatgctgggtaaaaTAAGAGGCACAAGCTTCGCGGCAAGTCTGATGttgcacatacacacgcacacattttcGTAGAGAGAGCATGCGTGTGACAGTGCGATGACAGATAAGCACCATtaaaaaacacgcacacatactgTACTGGCATCCGTGAGGATATTGATTTacagccccacacacacacacctgcaaggCAACTgatacacactcacagacagttAAATGCACTTTACAGCGGTGAGAGTGCACCAATCTCCTGTGGCAAACGCAATTAGACCACCCAGGAACCTCTGAGGCCTCTTGTAAAAGATTGGTCAAGAATAGTAggcataccacacacacacacacacacacacacacacgcttcttTCACATGCACATAAACCAACAGCTTTAGACGCATTCACATACAGAAACTAAAATCTCACACACG from Pleuronectes platessa chromosome 10, fPlePla1.1, whole genome shotgun sequence harbors:
- the crabp2a gene encoding cellular retinoic acid-binding protein 2a is translated as MERKIPDFAGRWEMKSSENFEELLKALNVNVMLRKIAVKAASKPQVEITQNGETLSIITSTTVRNTHITFTVGQEFNECTVDGRPCTSLPRWETDSKISCDQTLLKGEGPKTSWTREITNDGKLILTMRADDVICTRFYERP